atcggtTTAAGGTGATCTACAATACATTTTgaacaattaaaataatatgtaattaatttaataaggtTCCTAACTATATAGATTCCTCGCACATGCTATTTATTGAATTGCATGCATACACGAATGAACTTAATAAACtaactaagaaaaaaaaaatgaaaataaatgatCTGATCCGAGTTAACTTAATCAAGTCAAAGATTAATCTATACCATGCATGCGTACGCACGTTGAGAGGgattttccaaaataaaaagaaaaataaaaacaattaagCATTTATTGTAGCTCTAcacttcaattattttttttgtagtatgAGTACAACTGTACAAGTACTTTTGCTGTTATAATTAAGATTTTTATCCATTTAGAttgataaagagaaaaatttcgTACATGTACAAATCCATGCATGTGGACCAAACAATTAAGTTCACATGCATGCATCTTACATTAATTTGTGTTTGCCGTACATGTTATTTAATTTCAGAGAAACTGTAACTAATTAATTGAAAatgcgcacacacacacacacatttgtGTTAGTAGATTCATAGCATTAGTAATATTATGGATTATTTGAATATGTAAAATCTAAAGTTAATCatagttatataatatataattcaatgtttaattttttgtgCATTAATTAGCTTCGTATGAAATGTATGGCTTGAACTAGACAAGCTTTCACAAGATGCTTTAATactgttaaaattgatctaaataTTGAACTGTAATAATGATTCAACACGTATAAAAAGAATTACATATAATAAATCAAATAGGCGACAAGTAATTTTTTGGCCAGAAAactaacttttaaaatattttttagcaaaataaacaagagagagagagagagagagagagagttttgagaTTTGACTTTTGACAAGTATTGTAGTACTATTGAACTCAAATCTAGAAGAATAAATTAATGGATGTTTAATTACAATTAATAAAAAGGTTGAAAACACTTAATACCACAACAAATCTAGCAAACGTGGaggggaaaaacaaaaaaaaaaaagtcaaagtcACAAGGAGCTAGAATAGCCAACATAACTGTATATATTCAAAGGCATATTCCATGCACCAGTATATATTATTGGACAAATTAATTTACACAATAGGGACCATTAATTAAAGTAGAAAGCATTGAGCTTGACCACTCATGAGTGGTGTTGTTGGCCTAttagtagggatgcaaacggaacAGATTTAGGGACACAGAAGGGTCTCAACCTTCTGTCTAGTTTTCTTAGCGAGCCGTGCGTGACGGatttaggggccgtttggttgcatgtgattgcaactgcactgtagttgtaactacatataaatataaatttcgtctttggtttgatgtatttaacttcAATTGCTGCAATAGGAACAGCAGAaggaggcccaactgcagcagtttgaactacgcccaaattagccgtagttccaactacagcaattggagagaataattttaaataaaagatatgcttacctccttaatattttttaaacaaaaattattttattttttacattggaggtaatctcaccatcatatatataaaataataaaatttttaaaattatttttcaactgtatgcaaccaaacaaattatttatacttgcagcgctttctactacatccaaccaaataatattcatgtagttataactgttgtattttcaattgcatgtatctctaactacactgtatttataattaatctaaccaaacggctccttagaataggttgaattttatTGTGTTTTGTACCTTCACTTATTACCACTCCGTGCGTggtgattcttttttttccttattttgaCTTCTATTTGGGGTGCATTTGAATCGACGAATCTTTAGATCCAACATAACTAATTAATAGTATTGGAGTTTACTTACCGTGTAGTTATTTTctcgttatttattttaatatgacttacaCATCttgataattaaattcaaacaatttttttgtttattttggtaTAACTTGATATTTGTGTAACTAGTATTTTGagttctattatttattttgatgtaaataaatatattcattACCTTCAAaatatagtgataaatttaCTCCCACAAAATGtaacatattaaataattaaattctctcttattatttaaaaataacctTAACCCATGTAAAGGAGATAGTCATTgtaaaggaagtagagtttgaattttaatatttaataaatttttagaaaaagttgATCGAGTACGGTGAACTTTTAGTTCGGTACTTTAAAAGGGAAAGTCAAGAACAGGTAAAATGAATTTTTaatgtaacttgagttacattattttttcgatttatatcaaaataaataccaaaaattatgaaatgtaAGTTTCATTTCTTCACTTTAATTCACTAATAAAACAAATAGGCCATTATAGTCTTATTTGGGGCGGATCGATGGAAACAAAACCTCCACCAACcaagatccatttgcatccctatatACCTATCACCCACCACTCAAAGCGGATAAGACTCAAATTCtatttaaaccaaattaagtaattaaagCTCGCCACGTACGTGTACCTTTTTGCTTTGGATAACAATTTTGACATGCATCTAATGAAAAGGAAATATATATCTCCACGTGCACATCAACTTTATGCTTTTCGAATTACTTCGATACCCTCTTCAACttcaatttagttaattaatgttacttttttaattatattacatTTAATTGAGATGATGTCAAAAATATCTATCACTAACGTACCAAACATTTGTCGCgaataaaaacataaagaaataaacttatATTTGTTACAAAGAATCCGCAAACTCAAATAGTCCAAATATCCATCCCCATTTGCATAGGCCCAAAAGCATGGTTCGATTTAATTATCTGGTCCAATGGGCCGACCTGACCCATACATTTACATTCCTCTCCAATCCCAGATATTTATGTTTTTGCTCACTCGGTCTATCGTAGATCAGTCATTGTCGTGGCAAGCAGACTTGCGATTCAGACTAAGCAGAGAGTGAACTGAGTTCTGTTTAGCGATTATCACGAGTGTGATTTCTCTAGAGAGAGGGGATATGGCAAGTTGCGAGTGAGAAGAGACAAGGTGTCTGGTAAACTCGAACTTGGCTGAAGGCTTTGATTGCGAATCGAAGTTGAATTTTGCGTAAGCCTAATAGAGAAGGGGTTTGAGTGACTTGTGGGACGCTTGGTTAAACTCATGTTGAATCGAGTTGGGAGAGAGCATGGGATGTTCTTATGGCTAGCGATGAAGGCAACAAGACATTCATCTGCGGAGCATTCTCGATGAGAGTTTGTTTGGCTGGTAGTCGATGATTCGTTCCATGCAAATACAAATGGAGATAAATTGTTacttttttaattctattacaTTTGAGATGATGTCAAAAATATCTATCACTAAATAcgtttaattaatattttttggttCATATTTTGGATCAAATTCTGGTCTAATGGGCCGGCCCGGCCCATATATTTACATCCCTCTCCGAGGCcagaagtttattttttttctcatggaCTTGGTCTTCGTGGATCAGTCCtcgcataaaaaataaaataaaataaaataaaataaaataaaatctgaacTATAGAATACGATCTAGTCAATATAAGTGTACTAATAtgaaattcttaaaattttaaaaatatacagtAATATATTTTAGACTGGGTGGTTCATGGATAACGTGGTGTACCGGGTCCGGGAAATAACAAATCCTGCTCCGCACCGAGGCTACGGAAGAGATACGCCGTTGCACGACCTTGACCCGGTAACGCGTGTCACCGTAACGGAGCGGTTAACGGAGCAATAATTTGATTTATCCGTTGACCAAGCATGGGTGCCGGAAAACGTTGACCCACTCTTTGGTGGGTCCCACTTTCATTATTCAGTAGTTGTTAGTGCATAAATTATTTGACtttgtaaattgtaaattttggtaatataataaattatcgtatGCAActttgaattataaatttgtaaaaatttacaagACGCAAAAATTAAGCTCTAACCTCTCCATATtatatgagaaaaaaattatattaaataaaataagacaAAATAGCCGGCCATATAAATCCCTGCGTACACCCCGACACTATACGTACGGTATAATAACCCCTTCACCCTCGCTtgcgagagagcgagagagagagcgcagaGAGGAGAAAGGGgcgattagggttagggttagggttagggttagggttgagaCGAAACAATGGAGTCGCCGTTTAGGGCGGATGTGCTGAAGGGGAAGGTGGCGCTGGTGACGGGGGGAGGCTCCGGCATCGGCTTCGAGATCTCCGCCCAGCTCGGCCGCCacggcgccgccgtcgccgtcatgggccgccgccgccccgtcCTCGTCGCCGCCGTCTCCGCCCTCCGCGACCAGGGCATCCGGGTGATCCCCCCACCCCCTTCCCCCTTCTCCCTTCTCCCTNNtcttttaatttttttttttttttttttttcctctatacCCCTCAAATTCATATGTTGAATCGTCGGGCGTGTTCTAGAACCCTCGAAAGGCCTGCGTGTCAAAAATCGTTAATTTTGCTCGCTTATTTCTCACGAATCGATCAATTGTTGGGACTTGACTATTTTGATACTAAAGTCTCAGAAGTAGTGTTTTTCTTTATGTTGTAGATCGCTTGTGTTGAGTTAGATTTTCATTTTAAGATGTTAATCGTTGAATATTGAGTGCAATGTGCGGGATGTACTGATACACTGGCTCTTTAATTTCTAATCCTCCGTTAGGTTTGTGCACGAAAAATTGGTAAAAATGCGATCTCTAAGGTTAATTATCTCTTTAATTTCTGATTCTCTGTTAGGtttgagaaggaaaaagaattagaaaaaagttatttttggGGATTTGTTAGTCATTTAATCTGATGCCTCTCGTCGAGTTGGGTAGTTCTTAAATTGTTTAGTTCTGTGGACTTTGGGGCTCTGGGGAAACAGATTTACAAGTGTTCTTTGTGGAACTTCCTATAAAATTGCCGTATTATTCATACGGAAGAGGAGATGCTCATCGAGCCATTTTGACTTGATGAAATAGTGAGCAAAGTGAAAACATTCGAGTGACAGGAAATTGAATGTTAGCTACAGTAACCTACTGTGggtgaaaaataatgtttgtaCCTAATGTTCTGGAACAATAATCTCTTAACTTCAGGAAATCTTTGCAAAAATATCATACTACGGCTGTAGCTAGAAGTTCCTCTGGAAGACTACTATTATTATCTACCGTAAATTGCTCTGTTTCCTACATGCTTTTCATGTGTTATATCAAATTGAGTTTTCTTGCGTCAGTATGGAAGAGAGTTCTTGTTTTCTTGCTCTCATTTGCCCGCTGAAGAGTAAGCAGAATTAGCAACTTCTAATTTCTTTCACCAGTAGATTTTAGCAATAAATAAATTGAGTGGAATACATCGAGTAACAAGTTTCTTGGTATGAGCCACAGGCGATTGGACTTGAGGGAGACGTTCGTAAGCAGGAAGATGCTAGAAGGGTTCTAGAAGCAACAGTTGAACATTTTGGAAAGCTCGATATTCTTGTAAATGGTGCGGCCGGCAATTTTCTCGCATCGCCTGAGGATTTGTCACCTAACGGGTTTCGAACAGGTTTATACTATACGATATCTCTTTATGTGGAACTTACACGTTTATCATTGGCGAGAAGAATCTTAGGCTTTCCCCAATTGTGTTTCATCCTGATTATTATGGTTATGCCCTTGATTTTGCTGTCATATCAAAACACTTCTATTACTAACCTTTTTATTGATCCTAAGTCCCTTTACGAACAACaaagatatataaaacttaAGCTAATCATATTATTGATCCATTTGAATTTTCTCCCCCCAGTTATAGAAATCGATTCTGTGGGCACGTACACAATGTGCCACGAAGCTCTGAAGTACCTGAAGAAGGGAGGGCCTGGGAAGGGTCCATCTATGGGCGGCCTGATTATAAATATAAGTGCAACTCTGCATTACACAGCAAGTTGGTACCAACTTCATGTGTCTGCCGCTAAGGTATGTTGGCAGGCTTCATTGTGTGAATAAAACATGTTGCTTTCTgtataagaaaaattttattcgTCTCCAGGCAGCAGTTGATAGTATTACGCGATCCCTGGCCCTCGAATGGGGAACTGATTATGATATAAGGGTGAATGGGATTGCACCAGGACCAATCGAAGGCACTCCTGGAATGAGAAAGCTTGCTCCGGAGGAGATGAAGGTGAGAACTCAAGAATACATGCCATTATTTAAGCTGGGGCAGAAATGGGATATTGCAATGGCTGCCCTGTACCTTGCTTCTGATGCAGGTTGGTATCGTTGGTTTCCGTTATCATCTTTCAGTGTTGGAAAACTAAAAGGGTGTTTTTCGAATTAGGCATTTAAATCATCAATTTACAAGTATCCCTGTAAAAAATCGGAATTTTCCTATAATATGGCCTCTATATATGTTTCCTTGTATATTAAGAGTGTTACATGTACAAATTTCTCTCGAATACCAAACAATATCCCCTGATGAGTTGAGCGAGACCCAACCTTAAGGTAAGGATATTCATCTAGAATCTGTACTTTAAGAGGGATATGTAAGAAAATTCAAACTTTACAGGAGTGCAGACTTATATAGATGATGACTTAACAGGGCtttatatatgttatgttaTTGTATTACCTTAGACTTTGGGAgtcgtctttttttttcccgcaATGTTGATAGGATTTCATTAGAACGACTGAGAAAAAGAAACGATTCGAACAATCTCATGCATCTTAATCAAGTTTGTTTGAAAGACCTCAATTTTACACACTTTAATCTGACTCTCGAACTACTCGTGAAGGTAAGTTCGTCAATGGGCATACTGTGGTAGTCGACGGAGGACTCTGGCTAAGCCGCCCTCGCCACATTCCGAAGGAGGAAGTTAAGGAGCTCTCCAGGGTTGTGGAGGGGAAGTCCAGGGCATCAAATGTTGGTGCCCCATCCAGCAAGCTTTGATCATATATATTTCCTGGGCATGTTAATTAAGTTGGTGTTACTGTTGTATGTATGAGCTTTGGAATAATCTCAGAGAAACAATCACTGTAAAATTGCTACACAAAAGTTTGAATTAAGAAAAGAAGCGACCAGTATCAACCAGTATCATTAATTGCATGTATGATTTATGGGAGGACTTTAGTAATAATACATGCAGTTATTTTGGAGGCAAATTGAGTTTAATCTTATATATGCTTTTATCAAgctttatacatatattatgaCATGGTACGTGCTTAATCACATGGAGGAGTTTAAAGCGCGCGAAACACGTACGTTTGTCAAAGTTcccaattataaaatttgagagTTGGAGAGATTAGGCTAAAATCAtgctattaaaattaaaggCCGAGTAATCCTCTGCGCAATTTAATCCAAttctattcatatatatatagtgatttTAGTGGCCTATGGCAATGTATTTGTTTATTTCactttaattaaatttgcactaggttttctctctctagatctctctctctctctctctgttatcAATGGAAACACCCATGCGACCACCACTAAGCTTAAACCTTGAGGAAGGCATGGGACATTATTAAGCCACTTAAGAAAGTAGAAAGGAAGCAAATGAACAAATTGCTACATatagatggagagagagagagagagagaagagagagagaatatgagaGGATATTCCTGCTCCTGGTTCTAGGAAGTAGCACTTGTGATTGTACATGTGAACTCAATTACCACTTATTATACGAAGTAGGACTAAAGGAGTGCAAAACCAAACTACAAAGAGCTCTCTCTTATGGTAAGTTCCAAAATAGAAGGCATGGAGAAGAAATGACCAAGGCCAAATATGCATTTGTTGTATTCAGAGAGGTCGTGCGGAGTAATAAGATTAAATGAACAAAAGCATCAATTGTTTTTTAAGAATTACTTTCAAATTGATTTCCATTTAGAAACCTGAATGCA
This window of the Ananas comosus cultivar F153 linkage group 19, ASM154086v1, whole genome shotgun sequence genome carries:
- the LOC109725196 gene encoding peroxisomal 2,4-dienoyl-CoA reductase translates to MESPFRADVLKGKVALVTGGGSGIGFEISAQLGRHGAAVAVMGRRRPVLVAAVSALRDQGIRAIGLEGDVRKQEDARRVLEATVEHFGKLDILVNGAAGNFLASPEDLSPNGFRTVIEIDSVGTYTMCHEALKYLKKGGPGKGPSMGGLIINISATLHYTASWYQLHVSAAKAAVDSITRSLALEWGTDYDIRVNGIAPGPIEGTPGMRKLAPEEMKVRTQEYMPLFKLGQKWDIAMAALYLASDAGKFVNGHTVVVDGGLWLSRPRHIPKEEVKELSRVVEGKSRASNVGAPSSKL